In Gossypium hirsutum isolate 1008001.06 chromosome D06, Gossypium_hirsutum_v2.1, whole genome shotgun sequence, one genomic interval encodes:
- the LOC121218618 gene encoding uncharacterized protein YnbD: MGLGLSVLMATKATAWMLLYLFFSRFGFTVLAIPLLYASLISWLVSIASLPSIDLPMLLGKNPDGTFPILSTIMFSPYLYFARAFSMARRFLSGEEPYSQICEGLYVGGWPASPRLLPPGNPAIIDCTSEFPRIKKFKGHSYLCVPTWDTRAPQPGQIESALKWACRKRARNQPVYVHCAYGHGRSVAVMCALLVALGVVENWKAAEKYIRERRPCIKMNSLHYKALEEWSSSRLSSPKRNEELDVNSVCQSNSSGNIKASMVENKID, encoded by the exons ATGGGTTTAGGCTTATCAGTCTTAATGGCTACGAAGGCAACGGCATGGATGTTATTATATCTCTTCTTCAGTAGATTTGGGTTCACAGTGTTGGCAATACCATTGTTGTATGCATCATTGATTTCATGGCTTGTTTCAATTGCTTCTCTCCCTTCAATCGATCTTCCCATGCTTTTGGGCAAAAACCCAGATGGGACTTTCCCAATTTTGTCCACTATCATGTTCTCCCCATATCTGTATTTTGCTAGAGCTTTTTCTATGGCGAGAAGGTTCCTTAGTGGTGAAGAACCTTACTCTCAAATATGTGAGGGTTTATATGTTGGTGGTTGGCCTGCTTCACCTCGTTTATTGCCGCCTGGTAACCCTGCCATTATTGATTGCACATCTGAATTCCCAAGAATAAAGAAGTTCAAGGGTCATTCATATTTATGTGTTCCTACTTGGGACACAAGGGCACCTCAGCCAGGCCAGATAGAATCAGCTTTGAAGTGGGCATGTCGAAAGAGAGCTCGAAATCAGCCTGTTTACGTCCATTGTGCTTATG GTCATGGTCGAAGTGTTGCTGTGATGTGTGCATTACTAGTGGCTTTAGGCGTTGTGGAAAACTGGAAAGCTGCTGAAAAATACATACGAGAAAGGCGGCCTTGTATTAAAATGAACTCTCTCCACTACAAAGCTTTAGAAGAATGGTCTAGTTCTAGACTATCTTCTCCTAAGAGAAATGAAGAACTGGATGTAAATTCAGTTTGTCAGTCAAACTCCTCTGGTAACATAAAGGCTTCAATGGTGGAAAACAAAATTGATTGA